In a single window of the Arachis hypogaea cultivar Tifrunner chromosome 6, arahy.Tifrunner.gnm2.J5K5, whole genome shotgun sequence genome:
- the LOC112755929 gene encoding protein REVERSION-TO-ETHYLENE SENSITIVITY1, giving the protein MELNASYDIEHSRSSGSLEHDMWPLDPIDPKKAKFPCCLVWNPLPVVSWLAPFIGHVGICREDGVVLDFFGSNFVNVDNFAFGGVARYLQLDRRQCCFPQNISAHSCKHGYLHSEYGTAITWDDALHSSMRYFENKTYNLFTCNCHLFVANCLNRLCYGGSMSWNMINVGALILFKGHWVDFMSILRAFLPFVVVVCIGVLMVGWPFLIGLSSFSLLLIGWYLMGTYLFRNLLER; this is encoded by the exons ATGGAGTTAAATGCAAGTTATGACATTGAGCATTCTCGCTCCTCGGGAAGCTTAGAGCATGACATGTGGCCTTTAGATCCAATTGATCCAAAGAAGGCGAAATTTCCGTGTTGTTTAGTTTGGAATCCCCTCCCAGTTGTCTCATGGTTGGCGCCCTTCATTGGTCATGTTGGCATTTGCAGGGAGGATGGAGttgttttagatttttttggATCCAATTTTGTGAATGTTGATAATTTCGCTTTTGGTGGAGTCGCTAGATACTTGCAACTTGATCGAAGACAG TGTTGCTTCCCTCAAAACATATCTGCGCATTCATGCAAGCATGGCTACCTGCACTCCGAGTATGGGACAGCAATCACATGGGACGATGCCTTGCATTCGAGCATGCGCTATTTCGAGAACAAAACTTACAACCTCTTCACATGCAACTGCCATTTGTTCGTCGCCAACTGTCTTAACCGGCTATGTTACGGTGGATCAATGAGCTGGAACATGATAAATGTTGGAGCCTTGATACTATTCAAGGGTCATTGGGTTGATTTCATGTCAATTTTAAGGGCTTTCTTGCCTTTTGTTGTGGTTGTTTGCATTGGTGTTTTGATGGTTGGATGGCCCTTCTTAATTGGCCTATCATCATTTTCATTACTCTTAATTGGGTGGTATTTAATGGGAACTTACTTGTTTAGAAACCTTTTAGAGCGTTAG
- the LOC140173780 gene encoding uncharacterized protein encodes MIYSCWNVRGLGGYGKWCMVKELKKKYRLNMLGLIETKKESVSRFDVARLWGCDTVDWECVESVGASGGLLLMWDNFLFTRLNCYKGDGWLSVEGILTKNNFKCVFCLVYGAHVRSEKLVMWEELSYMVGLCQVPFCFMGDFNEILQLEERKGATSLPASVEDFKDWVQDLQLVDLPLTDRKFTWFRGQSCSRIDRILVSLEWLEEFPDTRLKGGPRGLSDHCPLILEDSRIGAGPRPFRSLDSWFTHEGFLKLVKDEWRKL; translated from the coding sequence atgaTTTATAGTTGCTGGAATGTTAGAGGACTAGGAGGGTATGGAAAATGGTGCATGGTGaaagaattgaagaaaaaatatagatTGAATATGCTAGGCTTGATTGAAACCAAGAAGGAGTCTGTGTCTAGGTTTGATGTAGCACGTCTGTGGGGTTGTGATACGGTGGACTGGGAGTGTGTGGAGTCTGTTGGTGCGTCGGGTGGTTTGCTGTTAATGTGGGATAATTTTCTATTTACAAGACTAAATTGCTATAAAGGGGACGGTTGGCTAAGCGTGGAGGGTATTCTGACAAAAAACAATTTCAAATGTGTTTTCTGCTTGGTATATGGTGCACATGTTAGGAGTGAAAAACTGGTAATGTGGGAGGAGTTAAGCTACATGGTGGGTCTTTGTCAGGTTCCGTTTTGCTTCATGGGAGACTTCAATGAAATACTACAGTTGGAAGAAAGGAAAGGTGCTACTAGTCTACCGGCATCTGTGGAGGATTTCAAGGACTGGGTACAAGATTTGCAGTTAGTTGATTTACCTTTAACTGACCGGAAGTTCACATGGTTTCGAGGTCAATCGTGTAGCCGCATTGACAGGATCCTGGTCAGTTTGGAGTGGCTTGAGGAGTTTCCAGACACTCGTCTGAAAGGAGGACCACGAGGCCTATCAGACCATTGTCCATTGATATTAGAAGACTCTAGAATCGGTGCGGGCCCAAGACCTTTTCGCAGTTTGGATTCCTGGTTTACACATGAGGGATTTCTGAAGCTGGTAAAGGATGAGTGGAGGAAACTGTGA
- the LOC112755930 gene encoding uncharacterized protein — protein sequence MAYQAIQGPSSGSSSSSGFQLLNSPFGDTTYTKVFVGGLAWETQSETMRRHFEQFGEILEAVVITDKNTGRSKGYGFVTFRDPEAARRACADPTPIIDGRRANCNLASLGRPRPPLPYGRIRPASPYVGGLQPARGAFLGSFGYQQPVSYGYQQGLVYPPYGYTTYGPEYVYPQSMYNPYMGQQYLQIYGVPGAVNTTIYPSYGQVGQAMPSGHGYTAMQGYTIQGHQIVPYGGSNVNAMSTSPMPAIQTPYPSGIAAPVPGQPQFIVPAPSPQFMQGSGPDQTAG from the exons ATGGCATACCAAGCGATTCAGGGCCCAAGCTCGGGATCGAGTTCAAGTTCGGGGTTTCAGTTATTGAACTCTCCTTTCGGTGACACCACATACACCAAGGTTTTCGTCGGAGGGCTGGCATGGGAGACTCAAAGTGAAACCATGCGCCGCCACTTCGAGCAatttggtgaaattcttgaggcGGTAGTCATCACTGACAAGAACACCGGGAGATCCAAAGGATATGGTTTT GTGACTTTCCGGGATCCCGAGGCTGCTAGGAGAGCGTGTGCTGATCCAACTCCAATCATTGATGGTAGAAGAGCTAATTGTAACTTGGCTTCACTCGGTCGACCACGCCCTCCGCTGCCTTATG GACGGATAAGACCAGCCTCCCCATATGTTGGAGGTTTGCAACCAGCGAGAGGAGCCTTTTTGGGAAGTTTCGGCTACCAGCAACCAGTTTCATACGGCTATCAACAGGGGTTGGTTTATCCACCTTATGG GTATACAACGTATGGACCTGAATACGTCTACCCACAG AGTATGTACAATCCATATATGGGTCAGCAGTACCTTCAGATATATGGAGTGCCTGGTGCAGTAAACACAACCATTTATCCCTCCTATGGACAAGTGGGTCAGGCTATGCCTAGTGGACATGGGTATACAGCAATGCAAGGCTATACAATACAAGGCCATCAGATCGTGCCATATGGTGGATCTAATGTTAATGCGATGTCAACTTCACCTATGCCTGCCATTCAAACACCATATCCTAGTG GAATCGCTGCACCAGTTCCAGGCCAACCACAATTTATTGTTCCTGCTCCTTCTCCACAGTTTATGCAAGGCAGTGGTCCTGACCAAACCGCTGGGTGA